The stretch of DNA CAGGCCGCGTACGAGTGTGCGAGGGACGCGGTCAGCAGGGCACGCGCGCGTGGGTTGGCGTCCGGCGGCTCGGCGGTGAGCAGCGTCGCGGCATGCAGCAGCCGCCCTGCCGCGCCCGCGACGAACGCCTCGAACTCCCGGGCCCGGCGGGCGTTCAGGAACGCCTGCCGTTCGCGCACCGCGCCTCCCGCCTGGAGGGGACGGGCCCCTGGTCTCATATGAGGCCAGGCGCAGGGCAGAGGTCAAGACTCAGGCGCGTCCGGCGTCGACTGCGAGGTCTGGCGGGCGGAGAGCGCGGAATTGAAGCGCGTGAGGAGCGTGCAGAAGCTTTCGCGCTCCTCCGGGGACCAGTCATCGGTCAGCTCGGCCATGAGGTCACGCCGCGAGGACCGCACTTCGTTGAGGCGCGCCTCGCCGCGCGGCGACAGCTGGAGCACCACGGCGCGGCCGTCCTCGGGGTGCGAGGTGCGCTTGACGAGCCCGGTGTCGACCAGTGGGGCGACCTGCCGGGTGACCGTCGAGGAGTCGATGCCCATGCTCGCCGCGAGCGCTTTGACGCCCATCGGCCCCTCCTTGTCGAGGCGGTTGAGCAGCAGGTACGCAGCGCGGTCCATGGAGTTGCGGACCTGTCCTACGCCGCCGAGGCGCGTCTGCTCCGCACGGCGGGCGAACACGGCCACCTGGTGCTGCAGCGTGTCGAGGAGGCCGGGATCGCTGGCGGTCGTCATGTCCGGAGTTGTGGGCATGGCCGGGGGCTCACTTCATGCGAGGGCGATGGGTTGGGGGACAGGGTACGCGGCCGGGACGCGGGGCGTACCAGCGCTGCGCAAACCAGTCTCGGCACGTGGTCACCGCAGGAGGGCCCCGGTGTGAACTGGGAGACTGGGGGTCATGAGCTACCGCACGCCTCACTCCTTGCCGACGGTCACCCTCGACGACGTGCGCGGTGCCCAGAAGATGCTCTCAGGCGTGTCCAGAATGACGGCGATGGAGGGCAGCAGGCACCTGTCGCAGCTGGTGGGCGCGCCGGTGCACTTCAAGTGCGAGAACCTCCAGCGGACGGGCTCGTTCAAGCTGCGCGGCGCGTACGTACGGATCGCGGGCCTGCTCCCCGAGGAGCGCGCTGCCGGTGTGGTCGCCGCGAGCGCGGGCAACCACGCGCAGGGTGTGGCCCTCGCGTCCTCCCTGCTCGGCGTGCGGTCCACGGTCTTCATGCCGGTGGGCGCGCCGCTGCCCAAGGTCGCCGCGACCCGCGACTACGGCGCGGAGGTGCGGCTGCACGGCCAGGTGGTCGACGAGACGCTGGCCGCCGCCCAGGAGTACGCCGACGAGACGGGCGCGGTATTCATCCACCCCTTCGATCACCCCGACATCATCGCGGGGCAGGGCACGGTGGGCCTGGAGATCCTGGAGCAGTGCCCCGAGCTGCGCACCCTGGTCCTTGGCGTCGGCGGCGGCGGGCTCGCCGCGGGCATCGCGGTGGCGGTCAAGTCGCTGCGCCCCGACGTCAAGGTGATCGGCGTGCAGGCGGCGGGCTCGGCGGCGTACCCGCCCTCGCTCGCGGCCGGGCACCCGGTGTCGATAGAGAACCCGGCGACGATGGCCGACGGCATCAAGGTCGGGCGCCCCGGTGACGTGCCGTTCCAGATCATCGACGAGCTGCTCGACGGCATCGTCACCGTCTCCGAGGACGAGCTGTCCAGCGCGCTGCTGCTCTGCCTGGAGCGGGCCAAGATGGTCGTCGAGCCGGCGGGCGCGAGCCCCGTCGCGGCGCTCCTGAGCAGGCCGAGGGAGTTCGAGGGCCCGGTGGTCGCGCTCCTGTCGGGCGGCAATGTCGACCCCCTCCTGATGCAGCGGATCCTGCGCCACGGCATGGCGGCGGCTGGCCGCTATCTCTCGCTGCGCCTGCGCCTGACGGACCGGCCGGGGGCGCTGGCCACGCTTCTCGGGGTGTTGTCAGTGGTCGACGCTAACGTCCTTGACGTGGGCCATGTGCGGACCGATCCGCGCCTCGGACTCACGGAGGTGGAGGTGGAGTTGCACCTGGAGACCAAGGGGCCCGCGCACTGCACCGAGGTCGGGACGGCACTGCGCGAGGCGGGCTACACCGTCATCGGCTGACGGCCACGCCTCCGCAGGGCGGCCGCGGCGGGCGGCCGCGGTGGGCGGCCCCGGTGAAAATCCCCTACATCAGGCGCCGTTCACCGCTATTTTGCGTTATCCACAGGCTTCGCGAACCCCGTTGAAAAAACGCGATGTATCGCGTTACGGTGCGTCTCGCGTCACTGGTCGCCGGGCGCGTCATACCCGGCAAATCTAAGCTTTTCCGTAGTAAGTCACCCAAACCACTGGGGGAACTCACATGCCAGGCGCCATCTACGCCGAAGGACTGGTGAAGACCTTCGGCGACGTAAGGGCTCTGGACGGCGTCGATCTGGATGTCCCGGAAGGCACCGTGCTCGGCCTCCTCGGGCCGAACGGCGCGGGCAAGACCACTGCGGTGCGCTGTCTGACGACGCTTCTGACGCCGGACAGCGGCCGTGCGGTCGTCGCGGGCATCGACGTACTGAAGCATCCGAACGAAGTGCGGCGGTCGATCGGCCTCTCGGGCCAGTTCGCCGCCGTCGACGAGTACCTCACGGGCCGCGAGAACCTCCAAATGGTCGGCCAGCTCTACCAGATGAAGGCGAAGGAGGCGAAGGCCAGGGCGGGCGAGCTGCTCGACCGGTTCAATCTCGCCGACGCCGCGGACCGCCCCTCCAAGACGTATTCGGGAGGCATGCGCCGCCGCCTCGACCTCGCCGCCGCGCTCGTCGTGTCGCCCCCGGTGATGTTCATGGACGAGCCGACCACGGGCCTCGACCCGCGCAACAGGCAGCAGCTCTGGGAGGTCATCCAGGAACTGGTGTCGGGCGGCACGACCCTGCTGCTCACCACCCAGTACCTCGAAGAGGCCGACCACCTGGCGCACGACATCTGCGTCGTGGACCACGGCCGGGTCATCGCGCGCGGCACATCCGACCAGCTCAAGGCGCAGACGGGCGGCGAGCGGGTCGAGGTCGTGGTGCACGAGCGCGCGCACATCACCTCGGCCACGGAGGTCCTGCGCGGCTTCGGCAAGGGCGAGGTCGCCGTCGAGAACCACACCCGCAAGCTCACGGTCCCGGTCGCGGGCGGCGCCAAGCTGCTCGCCGAGGTCATCCGCGAGCTGGACGCCCGCGGGGTCGAGATCGACGACATCGGGCTGCGCCGCCCGACCCTGGACGACGTGTTCATCTCGCTGACCGGCCACGTGGCCGAGGTGGCGAACGGCGAGAACGGCGAGAACGGCGAGATCGGCGAGAACGTCAAAGACACGGAGGGCGCGAAGTGAGCGCGACAACCGAAGCGGTCCGGAATGTGGCCCCCAGGCCGCGCGGCGGCGTCGTCCAGTCGATCAACGACTCGCTCGTCGTCGCCAAGCGCAATCTCATCCGCATGACGCGCATCCCGGAGATGATCATCTTCGGCCTGATCCAGCCGATCATGTTCGTGGTGCTCTTCGCCTACGTCTTCGGCGGCTCGATGAACATCGGGGGCACCACGGACCCCGGCGTCTACCGCGAGTTCCTGATGGCCGGCATCTTCGCCCAGACCGTCACCTTCGCCACCGCGGGTGCCGGCGCGGGCATCGCCGACGACATGCACAAGGGGCTCATCGACCGGTTCCGGTCGCTGCCCATGGCGCGCGGCGCCGTCCTCACCGGCCGGACCATCGCCGACCTCGTGCAGACCGCGCTCACCCTCGTCGTGCTCGCGATCGTCGCGCTCCTGGTCGGCTGGCGGGTCCACGAGGGGATCGGCAAGGCGATCGGCGCCTTCGGCCTGCTTCTCCTGCTCGGCTATGCCTTCACCTGGATCGGAGCGCTCATCGGCCTCTCGGTCCGCACCCCGGAGGCGGCCACATCGGGCGGCCTGATCTGGCTCTTCCCGGTCACGTTCATCTCGAACGCCTTCGTCCCCACGGACAACATGGCCACGTGGATCCAGACCATCGCCGACTGGAACCCCTTCAGCGCCACCGTCCAGGCCTGCCGCGAGCTGTTCGGCAACCCCGGAGTGGTCGACTCCTCGGCCTGGCCCATGCAGCACCCGGTCTGGGCCTCGGTGATCTACTCGATCCTGATCGTCGTGCTCTTCCGGACCCTCGCGGTCCGCAAGTACCGCTCGGCCACCGCCTGAGCCCAGGCACGCTAAAGGCCCCAGGCACGCTAAAGGCCCCAGGCACGCGAAAGGCCCCAGGCACGCGAAAGGTCCCCGGCGCACTCGGCGCCGGGGACCTTTCGCGTCAACCGAAGAAGCCGAGCGGCCTCAGGCCTGGTACGGCTTCGCCTGGAGGATCTTCACCGAGGCGAACTTGCCGTTCGGCAGTTCGTACTGCGCGTCCTCGCCGATCTTCTTGCCGTTCACGCCGCTGCCGAGCGGGGACTGCGGCGAATACGTCTCGATATCGGCGCTCGCGTACTCGCGCGAGGCGAGCAGGAACGTCAGGGTGTCGTCCTCGTCGCCGTCGAAAGCGATCGTCACGACCATGCCGGGCGCGACCATGCCGTCCGCGGCCGGCGCCTCGCCGACCTTCGCATGCTCCAGGAGCTGGGTCAGCTGGCGGACGCGGAGCTCCTGCTTGCCCTGCTCCTCCTTGGCCGCGTGGTACCCGCCGTTCTCGCGCAGGTCGCCCTCCTCACGTGCCGCCGCGATCTTCGTAGCGATCTCGGTGCGCGCGGGACCAGACAGGTACTCCAGCTCGGCCTTGAGCTGGTTGTACGCCTCCTGGGTCAGCCAGGTGACGTTCTCGCTGGTCTGGGTCACAGGTGCTCCTCGTAGGTACTGGGAATACAAAGCATCGCCCTACCCAGAAGGATGTTCCCTAACGGGTGGGCGAAACCACGAGCCTAACAATTCAGGCGCGTGAGGGGGAGGACATAAGCCATCAGAAATACGTCAACGCAGGTGAGAGCCGGTACAACGGGGGCGTCGTTCGGTCAGCGTGACGCAAGGGACGCTCCGAGGCGCAGCCCACGACGGCCGCGGTCAGTCCGAGTGGCAGCCGAGCAGCTCCGCGCTCGTCCCGCGCGCCTTCGTACGCAGCGTGACGACCTTGTCGATCCGGCCGTCGTTCTGGTCGAAGCGGAAGTCCGCGCGACCCACTTCTTCGCCGTCCTCAGCCTGTGAGCGCACGGTGCAGTAGCCCTTGGCGTCCGCGTCCTTGCGCACCTCCAGGTGCACCTCGACCGCGCTTGCGGAGACGACGTCGAACTTGATCACTTCGCCGCTGACCTTCGTGCCGGACACGTAGTCGTATCCGAACCAGCCGATCATCAGGAGGAAGAGCGCACCGAGGACCCCACCGATGATCTTCAGCTTGCGGTCCGCGCGTTCGTCGGCCGAGCGTGCGCGGTCGTACCGCCCCTCGGGGAGCTTGTCGCTCACGGCGGCCATGATCTTCCTCCAGGAAAAGGGATGCCGGAATTTTCCGCCCCCCGGTTCCGTCACTATAGAAGCCGCCCATTGCGCCATATCGACCAGGGCGCCGGATCATGAGGATCGAGTCTTGACTGAGCAGCTGCGACTGATGGCCGTCCACGCCCACCCCGACGACGAGTCGTCGAAGGGCGCGGCCACCATGGCCAAGTACGTGTCCGAGGGGGTGGACGTGCATGTCGTGACCTGCACGGGCGGGGAGCGCGGCGACATCCTCAACCCCAAGCTCCAGGGTGACAAGTACATCCAGGAGAACATCCACGAGGTGCGCAGGAAGGAGATGGACGAGGCCCGCGAGATCCTCGGCGTCAAGCAGGACTGGCTCGGCTTCGTCGATTCGGGTCTGCCCGAGGGCGACCCGCTGCCGCCGCTGCCCGAGGGCTGCTTCGCCCTGGAGGACGTCGACAAGGCGGCCGGTGAGCTCGTCCGGCAGATCCGCTCCTTCCGTCCGCAGGTCATCACGACGTACGACGAGAACGGCGGCTATCCGCACCCCGACCACATCATGACCCACAAGATCACGATGGTGGCCTTCGACGGTGCCGCGGACGCCGAGAAGTACCCGGAGAGCGAGTTCGGCCCGGTCTTCCAGCCGCAGAAGCTCTACTACAACCAGGGCTTCAACCGTCCCCGCACCGAGGCGCTGCACCAGGCGATGCTCGACAAGGGCCTGGAGTCGCCCTACGGGGACTGGCTGAAGCGGTGGGACGAGTTCGAGCGGGTCGAGCGGACGCTGACCACGCACGTTCCCTGCGCCGACTTCTACGAGGTCCGCGACCGGGCGCTGATCGCGCACGCCACGCAGATCGACCCCGAGGGCGGCTGGTTCCGCGTGCCGATGGAGCTCCAGAAGGAGGTCTGGCCCACGGAGGAGTACGAGCTCGCGAAGTCGCTCGTCGATACATCCCTCCCCGAGGACGACCTCTTTGCGGGCATCCGCGACAATGCCTAGCGTGAACGCACATCTGGCAATGACGCATCTCGTCCCTCTCGCCAAAGAGGTCGACGATGACAAGGTGACCCCGGGTGTTCTCGGCTTCATCGTCTTCGCGGTGATGGCTCTCGCCGTCTGGGGGCTGATGAAGTCGATGAACAAGCACATGCGGAAGGTCGACTTCAAGGAACCCGCGGAGACCTCCGCCGGATCCGGTGACGGCAAGACCTCCGAGGCCGAGGCCCAGAAGAGCTAGCCCGCCTTCGTCACCGTCACTCCCATCACCTCTCGGGAGTGGCGGTTCGGCACCATGCCCAGGCGCCAGGCCTGCCAGCCCGACTCCAGGTCGGCGCCGCGCTCCAGGAGCAGGCCGAACGCCTCCATGTAGTCGTCCAGCTTGCCGTCGCGCGTCGGATGACCGGCGCGGGCCAGCTGGCTGAGCTCCTCGTGGGCGACGGCGGTGCCGATCTCCCAGCCGCCGGGCGACCCGTACGGCAGCAGGGTGCAGCGCAGGAAGCGGGCCCAGTCCTCGCCTCGCCGGTCGCCGTACGACGCGAACAGCGCCGCCGCCTCGTCGCACAGGGCGAGCGCCTGCTGGGCGCGCGTGTTCCCCGCGTCCACGACCGCGAGCTCCAGGCACGTCCACGCCTCGCCGTGCGCGACCCCGATGCGCTGGAAGTCGGCGCGGGCGTCCACCAGGAGCTGGCGGGCGAAGCCGGAGTTGCGCAGCGAACCCGTCTGGGCGGCGCGCTGGTCGCGGGTCACCCGCGCCGAGTGGTGCCGGGCGCAGGCCAGCCCGTACACGTCCCGCATCCGCGAGAACATCGTCCGCGAGCGCTCCAGCTCACGCACCGCCTGGTCCAGGCCGCCCGCCTCCTCCAGGGCTTGGCCCAGGTAGTAGGCGCTCCACGCCTCGCCGCGCGCGTCCTCGTTGTCACGGTGCCGGGAGACCGCCTGCCGCAGTCCGTCGACCGCGGCCGACGCGTCGCCGTCCACCAGGCGGGCCCGCGCCAGCTGCGTCAGGGCCCAGGCCTCGCCGCGGCCGTCACGCGTGCGCCCGTACAGGTCGAGGGCGCCCCGCAGCTGCTCCTCCGCGCGCGGTACGTCGCCCATGCGCAGGAAGAGCTGGCCGAGCTGGAAGTGCGCCCAGGCCTCGCCGTGCAGGGAGTCGTTCTCGCGGTGCAGGACGAGGGAGGTCTCCAGGAGGCCGAGGGCCTGGTTGAGGTTGGCGCGGTCCCGCTCCACCGCCGCGAGGGCGTGCATCGTCCAGGCGCGGTCACCGGCGAGCTCGTCGGGGGCCTGGAGATCGAGGGCCTCGCGCAGGCGCGCCGACGCCTCCGTCAGATTGCCCTGGTGGTGCAGCGTGATCCCCAGGGAGCACAGGGCGAGCGCGGCGCCCGCGTCCTGGTGCGCCTCCATGTACAGGTCCACGACCGACGTCAGGGTCGTCCGCGCCTGGTCGAGCTCGCCGAGCTGACGGGACGCGATGCCCGTGCGCCACCGCACGCTCCGTGAGAGAAGGCCCTGGTCGACGGCTTGCGTCAGTTCGCTGATCTCGCCCAGGCGGTAGAGGTCGCCGCGCAGCAGGCAGTAGTCGCAAAGTGCGCCCAGGAGATTGAGCACCGCCTCCTGGTTGACGCCCTCCGCGTGCCGCAGCGCCGCCGTGATGAAGCTCGACTCGTCGTCCAGCCAGCGCAGGGCCGCCTCCAGCGAGGAGAAGCCGTGCCCGTCGAACTGGCCGGCCCGCGTCGACATCTTGCCGTCGACCAGGCGGATCACCGACCCGGCGAGCTCGCTGTAGCTGACGATGAGACGTTCCTGCGCGGCCGTGCGCTCGCCGGGCTCCTCCTCGTCGATGAGGCGGGCGAGCGCGAAGGCGCGTACGAGATCGTGCAGGCGGTAGCGGCTGCCGCGCACGTGATCGACGAGGCCCGCGCGCGAGAGCGCGGTCAGCTGGCGGGCCGCTTCCGCCTCGTCGACGCCGAGCAGGGCAGCGGCGGCGGCCGCGCCCAGGGACGCGCGACCGGCGAGCGCGAGCCTGCGCAGAAGACGCCGCGCGGGCTCGGTCTGGTCGGTGTAGCGCAGCCACAGGACGCGCTCGACGGGCTCCACAGGGCCGTACGCGGCCAGATCGGCGGCCAGCTGCGTCGCCGTGCGCGAGCCGATCGAGGACCCGGCGGCGCGCAGGGCCAGCGGAAGCCCGCCGCACAACTCCCGCACCGCGTCGGCGGATTCGGCGTCGTAGGGACCGGAGGTGTCCTCGGCCGCCGCGCGCAGCAGGTGCTCGGCGCCCGCCGCGTCGAGCGGCTCCACCGGCAGCTGGTGCACCCAGGCGGGCAGGTCGGCGGGGAGTTCCAGAGGCTTGCGGGTGGTGACGAGGACGAGGCTGTCGGAGCGCTCGGGCACGAGGGTGCGCACCTGCTCCGGGTCGCTCGCGTCGTCGAGTACGACGGTCACCGCGAGCCCGGTCAGATACTGGTGGTAGAGCTCGCTGAGCCGCTTGACCTGCTGTTCCTGCGAGGAACGCTCACGGAAGAGGAGCTGCTCGCGCGGGGCGCCCAATCGATTCAGCAGATGCAGGAGCGCGTCCCGCGTCGACAGCGGCTGGGAGCTCTCGCCCCGCAGATCGACGACGCAGGCGCCCCGGAACTGGTCCCGCAGATCGTGCGCGGCCCGCACGGCGAGCGAGGACCGCCCGGAGCCCGGCACGCCGTGCAGCACGACGACGGTGGGCCGGGTCTCCGTGCTCGCCCGCGCGGCGTGCACCCACTGGGCCACACGGGCGAGCTCGGCCCGCCGCCCCGCGAACGGGCCCTCAGGCTGCGGCAGTTGGGTGAACGACTGCTCCAGTACGGTACGCCTGCGTGCCGCCGCGCTCTTGTCCGTGCCCCGCAGCTGCGGCGAGGTCTTCTTCTTGGTGGTGGGTGCCTGCAGCAGCCGCTGCTGGTCGAGGAAGGGCCGGATGCCCCGCACATCCAGGGCCGTCAGCCACTGGAGCCGCAGCTGCTCGGGCCCGCCGGGCTGGCTGATCGCACCGGCGCGGCGGCTGGCCGCGGGCAGGTGGGACGCGGTGACCTTCAGGACGGTGGTGGCCGCGCCGACGACGGCGACGGCGGCACCCGCGCCGAGCGCGGTCGACGCCCCGGTCCCGAGCGCGAGGTCGGCGACACACGCACCCACGGCCGCAACGACGGCCACGAGCAGGGGAGTTCCGGCCCCTTCCTTGGCATACCGCTGCCCGAAGGAGAGCTGACCGGCCTCCGCCTCGTCGACGGCCTGCGTATAAGCGGCGTACTCCTCGGCGGCGGTCTGCCCCATGTCCTCCAGCGCGCCCCGGGCCCGCGAGAGCAGCACGCCCCCGTCGATACGCCCGCCGGAGCGCCGTACCTCTTCTTCCACCGCCCGCACCAACAGCCGCTCGGCTTCGGCCCGATGGCTGTCCCGCATATGGGTCCCCCTCCGAGAGCAACATCTGAGATCAGCAGTCCCCTGCGGTCACAAGTGTCCTGCGTACGGGGCTCCGGCGCGAGGGACTCCGCGGATCACGTGGGCCAGTCCCCGGATCGGCGGGCGGTGTGAGCGAGGATGGGAGGTATGCCGAACCGACTGGCCCATGAGACGTCCCCCTACCTCCTTCAGCACGCCGACAACCCCGTCGACTGGTGGCCCTGGTCGGCAGAGGCCTTCGCCGAGGCGCGGGAGCGGGGCGTGCCCGTGCTGCTCAGCGTCGGGTACAGCAGTTGCCACTGGTGTCACGTCATGGCGCACGAGTCCTTCGAGGACGCCGACACCGCCGCCTTCCTGAACGCGCACTTCGTCAACGTCAAGGTCGACCGCGAGGAGCGGCCCGACATCGACGCCGTCTACATGGAGGCCGTACAGGCCGCGACCGGGCAGGGCGGCTGGCCCATGACGGTCTTCCTGACGCCCGACGCCGAGCCCTTCTACTTCGGCACGTACTTCCCGCCCGAGCCGCGGCACGGCATGCCCTCCTTCCAGCAGGTGGCCGACGGGGTCCGGCGCGCCTGGGCGGACCGGCGCGACGAGGTCGCCGAGGTCGCCGGGAAGATCGTGCGTGACCTCTCCGAACGCCAGCTGGCGTTCGGCACCGACGAGCTGCCCGGCGAGGACGAACTCGCGCAGGCGCTGCTCGGCCTGACGCGCGACTACGACGCCTCGCGGGGCGGCTTCGGGGGCGCGCCCAAGTTCCCGCCGTCCATGGTCGTCGAGTTCCTGCTGCGGCACTACGCCCGCACCGGCTCCGAGGGCGCCCTCCAGATGGCGGCCGACACCTGCGAGCGGATGGCGCGCGGCGGGATCTACGACCAGCTCGGCGGCGGCTTCGCGCGCTACTCCGTGGACCGGGAGTGGGTCGTGCCCCACTTCGAGAAGATGCTCTACGACAACGCGCTGCTCTGCCGCGTGTACGCCCACCTGTGGCGGGCCACGGGCTCGGACCTCGCGCGGCGTGTCGCCCTGGAGACCGCCGACTTCATGGTGCGCGAACTCCGCACGAACGAGGGCGGTTTCGCCTCGGCGCTCGACGCGGACAGCGAGGACGCCGCGAGCGGCAAGCACGTCGAGGGCGCGTACTACGTGTGGACGCCTCAGCAGCTGCGCGAGGTGCTCGGCGACGCGGACGCCGAGCTGGCCGCCACGTACTTCGGGGTGACGGAGGAAGGCACCTTCGAGGAAGGCGCCTCGGTGCTTCAACTCCCCGACGCGGGCGGTGTGGTGGCAGATGCCGCGCGGATCTCCTCGATCCGGGAGCGGCTGCTCGCGGCGCGCTCGGAGCGGCCAGCGCCCGGCCGTGACGACAAGATCGTCGCCGCCTGGAACGGGCTCGCCGTCGCCGCGCTCGCGGAGGTGGGCGCGTACTTCGACCGGCCGGATCTGGTGGCGGCGGCGGTGGGCGCCGGTGACCTGCTCGTGCGGCTGCACATGGACGACCGTGCGCGGCTCTCCCGTACCTCCAAGGACGGTCAAGCCGGCGCCAACGCGGGTGTGTTGGAGGACTACGCCGATGTCGCCGAGGGCTTCCTCGCGCTGGCCTCCGTGACGGGGGAGGGGGTGTGGCTGGAGTTCGCCGGGTTCCTGCTCGACCACGTGCTCGGCCAGTTCGTGGACGCGGAGTCCGGGTCTCTGTACGACACGGCAGCGGACGCGGAGCGGTTGATCCGCAGGCCGCAGGATCCCACGGACAACGCGGTGCCGTCCGGGTGGACGGCGGCGGCCGGGGCGCTGCTTTCGTACGCGGCGCACACCGGGGCCGAGCCGCATCGCCTCGCGGCGGAGCGGGCGTTGGGCGTGGTGAAGGGGCTCGCGCCTCGGGCGCCGCGGTTCATCGGGCATGGGTTGGCGGTGGCGGAGGCGGCGCTTGACGGTCCCCGTGAGGTTGCGGTGATCGGCTCGGTGGGCGGGGAGCTGCATCGCACCGCTCTGTTGGGGACGGCACCTGGGGCTGTGGTGGCTGTCGGCCCTGCGGGCGGCGATGAGCTTCCGCTGCTCGCGGGGAGGGGGCAGGTCGGGGGGCTTCCGGCGGCTTACGTCTGCCGCCGGTTCGTGTGTGACGCGCCGACTGTGGATGCGGGGGAACTGGCGGCGAAGCTGTCGGGCTGAGGCTTCGGGCGTTCCCTGCGGGGCTTTCCCCAATCCCGCCCCTTCCCGAAACTGGGGCTCCGCCCCAGACCCCGCTCCTCAAACTCCCCCAGACTTCGTCCGGGGGGACCCCCAGGGGCTGATTCTCAGCCCGTCCGGCGTTTGAGGACGAACTCGGCGAAGCCGGTGATCAACGGCGACCAAGGCCCCCGCGCCAGAGCGGGTTTTCGGGAAGGGGTGGGGTTGGGGAAAACTCCTTCACTGCCCCCGCCACAATCCCCTCCAGCCGATCATGATGCGCCCCCCGCCAGTACACCCGCCCACAAGCAACGCACTCCGCGAACACGTCGTACGACCCCCGCGTACCCCCCTCCAGCCGCCCCGCCACATCCTCCTTGCTCGCCGCCCTCAGCGAGCCGTTGCACGCGGTGCACCGCGTCCAGGGATGCAAGGCAGGGGCGAACCGCCCCAGCACATCCCGCAGTTGCTCGTCCGGCGCGTCGCTGTAGATGTACGCCCCAACCCACAGCTCCCGCCGCCGCAACAACCCCCGGTCCCTGCTCAGGAGCACCCTCCGCTCCGCGGCCGAGCGCGCGGCGAGGGCGGGGTCGCCGATGTCCGTGCTCTCGTACGCCGCGTCGACGCCGAGGAGCCGCAACCGGCGGGCCAGCGTGCCGAGATGGACGTCGAGGAGGAAGCGGAGGGGAGCGCCGGGCACGGGCTGGGGACGGGAGACGGCGCGGACCTCCACCGACTCGTCCGCCGCCGGGACGTGCGAGACCGGGACCTCGGCGCCGTCCACGACGAGCGCGCCGACCTCCGTCAGCGGGACCCCGAGCGATTCGACGACGTGACCGAGCGTGGACACGCCGTCCGTAACAGCCTTGGTGGGGCCGCCCCTTCGCTCGTGCGGGACGAAGACGCCCAGCTCGGGGGCGAAGTCGATGAGGATCTCCGGACCGTTCATGCGGTCAGGATGGCATGGCGGCAGCAGGGGAGGCCGGGGATTTGCCGCGGGGGCGCCGAGCCCGGCGTCAGACCTCCCGCGCACCCGTCCCGAAGCCTGTGGTCAGCATGTCCATCGCGCGGTCCACCAGCTCGCGCAGGTCGTCCCGGTGGCCGTGTTCCGCCCAGTACGC from Streptomyces sp. BA2 encodes:
- a CDS encoding MarR family winged helix-turn-helix transcriptional regulator translates to MPTTPDMTTASDPGLLDTLQHQVAVFARRAEQTRLGGVGQVRNSMDRAAYLLLNRLDKEGPMGVKALAASMGIDSSTVTRQVAPLVDTGLVKRTSHPEDGRAVVLQLSPRGEARLNEVRSSRRDLMAELTDDWSPEERESFCTLLTRFNSALSARQTSQSTPDAPES
- the ilvA gene encoding threonine ammonia-lyase; translation: MSYRTPHSLPTVTLDDVRGAQKMLSGVSRMTAMEGSRHLSQLVGAPVHFKCENLQRTGSFKLRGAYVRIAGLLPEERAAGVVAASAGNHAQGVALASSLLGVRSTVFMPVGAPLPKVAATRDYGAEVRLHGQVVDETLAAAQEYADETGAVFIHPFDHPDIIAGQGTVGLEILEQCPELRTLVLGVGGGGLAAGIAVAVKSLRPDVKVIGVQAAGSAAYPPSLAAGHPVSIENPATMADGIKVGRPGDVPFQIIDELLDGIVTVSEDELSSALLLCLERAKMVVEPAGASPVAALLSRPREFEGPVVALLSGGNVDPLLMQRILRHGMAAAGRYLSLRLRLTDRPGALATLLGVLSVVDANVLDVGHVRTDPRLGLTEVEVELHLETKGPAHCTEVGTALREAGYTVIG
- a CDS encoding ATP-binding cassette domain-containing protein, which produces MPGAIYAEGLVKTFGDVRALDGVDLDVPEGTVLGLLGPNGAGKTTAVRCLTTLLTPDSGRAVVAGIDVLKHPNEVRRSIGLSGQFAAVDEYLTGRENLQMVGQLYQMKAKEAKARAGELLDRFNLADAADRPSKTYSGGMRRRLDLAAALVVSPPVMFMDEPTTGLDPRNRQQLWEVIQELVSGGTTLLLTTQYLEEADHLAHDICVVDHGRVIARGTSDQLKAQTGGERVEVVVHERAHITSATEVLRGFGKGEVAVENHTRKLTVPVAGGAKLLAEVIRELDARGVEIDDIGLRRPTLDDVFISLTGHVAEVANGENGENGEIGENVKDTEGAK
- a CDS encoding ABC transporter permease — its product is MSATTEAVRNVAPRPRGGVVQSINDSLVVAKRNLIRMTRIPEMIIFGLIQPIMFVVLFAYVFGGSMNIGGTTDPGVYREFLMAGIFAQTVTFATAGAGAGIADDMHKGLIDRFRSLPMARGAVLTGRTIADLVQTALTLVVLAIVALLVGWRVHEGIGKAIGAFGLLLLLGYAFTWIGALIGLSVRTPEAATSGGLIWLFPVTFISNAFVPTDNMATWIQTIADWNPFSATVQACRELFGNPGVVDSSAWPMQHPVWASVIYSILIVVLFRTLAVRKYRSATA
- the greA gene encoding transcription elongation factor GreA, with the translated sequence MTQTSENVTWLTQEAYNQLKAELEYLSGPARTEIATKIAAAREEGDLRENGGYHAAKEEQGKQELRVRQLTQLLEHAKVGEAPAADGMVAPGMVVTIAFDGDEDDTLTFLLASREYASADIETYSPQSPLGSGVNGKKIGEDAQYELPNGKFASVKILQAKPYQA
- a CDS encoding DUF4307 domain-containing protein, translating into MAAVSDKLPEGRYDRARSADERADRKLKIIGGVLGALFLLMIGWFGYDYVSGTKVSGEVIKFDVVSASAVEVHLEVRKDADAKGYCTVRSQAEDGEEVGRADFRFDQNDGRIDKVVTLRTKARGTSAELLGCHSD
- the mca gene encoding mycothiol conjugate amidase Mca, which encodes MTEQLRLMAVHAHPDDESSKGAATMAKYVSEGVDVHVVTCTGGERGDILNPKLQGDKYIQENIHEVRRKEMDEAREILGVKQDWLGFVDSGLPEGDPLPPLPEGCFALEDVDKAAGELVRQIRSFRPQVITTYDENGGYPHPDHIMTHKITMVAFDGAADAEKYPESEFGPVFQPQKLYYNQGFNRPRTEALHQAMLDKGLESPYGDWLKRWDEFERVERTLTTHVPCADFYEVRDRALIAHATQIDPEGGWFRVPMELQKEVWPTEEYELAKSLVDTSLPEDDLFAGIRDNA